The proteins below come from a single Cylindrospermopsis raciborskii Cr2010 genomic window:
- a CDS encoding tetratricopeptide repeat protein, producing MANMVGKIKSISNTNNRNIHSAITSIICMISLTAVGNIMGCSKNVLPNNMDYSSTSPIFTPSPTFTSSSKSKTAAAKLRQLGLRYRQQGRYTDAIISLEEATSVEPENLSGQVLLGWTLHLGGREASAMKVLEQVLEKDANYIPALNALGIVYLVSGDLDKAVITHERAKEIRANNEIAYYNLTLAYQRLKKYDLAIARGKQATILEPTNPHPWVALALVYWGQGMKTQARQTYNQAVQLDSRYGQSKFLINLKQAGFSEEQIDNVREIVKIL from the coding sequence ATGGCAAATATGGTTGGTAAAATTAAAAGTATTAGTAACACTAACAATAGAAATATTCATAGTGCTATTACTAGTATAATATGTATGATAAGTTTGACGGCTGTGGGTAATATTATGGGATGCAGCAAAAATGTATTACCCAATAATATGGACTATTCCTCAACTTCCCCTATTTTTACGCCTTCCCCCACTTTCACTAGTTCTAGTAAGTCTAAAACTGCTGCGGCTAAGTTGCGACAATTAGGACTGAGATATCGCCAGCAAGGGCGTTATACAGATGCTATTATCTCCTTAGAAGAGGCCACCTCTGTGGAACCAGAAAATCTTTCTGGACAGGTTTTATTGGGTTGGACTTTACACCTTGGTGGTAGAGAAGCATCTGCTATGAAGGTATTAGAGCAAGTATTAGAGAAAGATGCTAATTATATTCCTGCATTAAATGCTTTGGGAATAGTTTATCTAGTGAGTGGAGATTTAGACAAAGCAGTAATAACTCATGAGCGTGCAAAAGAAATAAGGGCAAATAATGAAATCGCCTATTATAATCTAACTCTCGCTTATCAACGTCTAAAGAAGTATGATTTAGCAATAGCACGGGGTAAACAAGCCACAATTTTAGAACCCACCAATCCCCATCCTTGGGTTGCTTTGGCATTGGTTTATTGGGGACAAGGGATGAAAACACAAGCACGACAAACTTATAACCAAGCAGTACAGTTGGACTCTCGTTATGGACAATCTAAATTTTTAATTAACCTTAAACAAGC